Proteins from one Sabethes cyaneus chromosome 2, idSabCyanKW18_F2, whole genome shotgun sequence genomic window:
- the LOC128735329 gene encoding uncharacterized protein LOC128735329, whose amino-acid sequence MASQTDRLLKVLLALAALTAVVFAQNPEHEARCAQASYSFFEDRTDCGQFVFCQDGTPEEFECMTDEIWSQTEASCVLGNRTTCELWDPKDSCVDLPDGPLIYPRNCRQFINCTAQQAEVIACLPGFIYVENATDCEVGDTVLCQSLVSRCAESGTRELFSHPNLCNAFIWCNETEANLDFCPVNHIFEVNIQFCVPGDAEKCVITPVDEICDELPTGVFPYPDDCTKFVQCKDGETVVVDCQPAEVFNPRISECAPGDAETCVLFDEVCANQRDGTLVGHPNHCAAYITCINETAEVHFCPINKIFRADMQFCVPGNNETCVFTPLEQMCVDIPFGTIYPHPDDCTQYVRCENNAANNVSCPANHIIEPRTIQCVPGDTETCLFLDALCEGINDGKLAIPNECGMYISCQQEVATILECPLGEMFDASQLRCVPGDEEECIPIICVAGENNMLVHPNHCNMFSLCDNGHLSLHLCPVYHIFHSALKVCSPGDLISCTLSPLDQMCVGRFDDSRFPYPAEGNCLQYVVCKSGQSNVESCPAETVLRPSLLDCFPGHTDTCELLDITCDPNNEQILPHPTRCDLKILCVAGFPTVQACPEGQIVDPITMNCVPGEVIDCFCRGKENGLYEHPMDCDRYVRCVDSTVEQNSCPPGEIFRADMLLCVPGDSLSCERTQLTDMCQGRPNDQRYPHPEECDKYVICTDNLPTVNECVRGNVIQPGTGACAAGNAETCGLYDDLCEERNIQHPGFCDVYIDCQSETTVAIPCSRGAIWDQDNTRCSPGTVDPCELLTVCSEEDKEEGAARPHPICDIFVRCGTEGDTIVECPSGEIFDETAAGCAPGDSETCELHPEVNICAEVPDDTLLPNPDVCDSYYRCEAGDPLPVLCPPGNIFVENGCAPGDRVGCENYIGRCSEEADGILAFPIETECQLFLACSNGVTSVGYCPDEEIMIAEEQLCAPGDVESCEIDEERAGFCSGLGDGRHAHPQLCYLYVQCTDGSSQVQACAANEIFSSDASDCIEGDRAGC is encoded by the coding sequence CATGCGTGGACTTGCCGGATGGGCCGTTAATATATCCGAGAAACTGCAGACAGTTCATCAATTGTACCGCCCAGCAGGCTGAAGTAATCGCATGCCTGCCAGGATTTATTTATGTTGAAAACGCAACCGATTGTGAAGTGGGCGATACGGTTTTGTGTCAATCCCTGGTTTCGCGGTGCGCAGAAAGCGGTACCAGAGAGCTTTTTTCGCATCCGAATCTTTGTAACGCTTTCATTTGGTGTAACGAGACCGAAGCCAATTTGGATTTTTGTCCGGTAAATCACATATTCGAGGTGAATATTCAATTTTGTGTGCCAGGAGATGCGGAAAAGTGTGTTATTACTCCGGTGGACGAAATTTGCGATGAGCTTCCGACTGGTGTCTTTCCATATCCGGACGATTGCACCAAGTTTGTACAGTGTAAGGATGGTGAGACCGTGGTGGTTGATTGCCAGCCAGCGGAAGTTTTCAATCCTCGTATTTCCGAATGTGCACCGGGggatgctgaaacctgtgtttTGTTCGACGAAGTTTGTGCGAACCAGCGAGATGGAACTTTAGTAGGACATCCGAATCACTGTGCCGCCTATATTACATGCATAAATGAAACGGCCGAAGTACATTTTTGTCCAATTAATAAAATTTTCCGTGCTGACATGCAGTTTTGCGTGCCAGGAAATAATGAAACCTGTGTGTTCACCCCGCTCGAGCAAATGTGCGTGGATATACCATTTGGAACGATCTACCCCCATCCGGATGATTGTACGCAATATGTAAGATGTGAAAATAATGCGGCCAACAACGTGTCATGTCCTGCCAATCACATTATAGAACCTCGCACAATCCAATGTGTACCTGGAGACACAGAGACTTGCCTATTTTTGGATGCATTATGTGAGGGAATAAATGATGGTAAACTTGCAATTCCCAATGAATGTGGTATGTACATATCATGCCAGCAAGAGGTAGCGACTATTCTCGAATGTCCACTTGGAGAAATGTTCGATGCCTCCCAGCTACGTTGCGTTCCTGGCGATGAGGAAGAGTGTATTCCGATTATTTGTGTTGCAGGCGAAAATAACATGTTGGTTCACCCAAACCATTGCAACATGTTTAGTCTTTGTGATAACGGGCATCTGTCCCTTCATCTGTGCCCCGTTTATCATATCTTCCATTCGGCACTGAAGGTTTGTTCCCCGGGAGATCTCATAAGCTGTACGCTCTCTCCGCTTGATCAAATGTGCGTCGGACGTTTTGATGACAGTCGCTTTCCTTATCCTGCCGAAGGAAATTGCCTCCAGTACGTAGTGTGTAAGAGCGGACAATCAAACGTGGAAAGCTGTCCGGCCGAGACTGTATTGCGGCCATCGCTATTGGATTGCTTTCCCGGTCATACCGATACCTGCGAACTACTCGATATCACTTGTGATCCAAACAACGAGCAAATTTTACCGCACCCAACGAGATGTGACTTGAAAATCCTTTGCGTTGCCGGGTTCCCGACCGTGCAAGCATGCCCGGAAGGACAAATTGTAGATCCTATTACGATGAATTGTGTTCCCGGAGAGGTCATTGACTGTTTCTGTAGAGGTAAGGAAAATGGCTTATATGAGCATCCCATGGACTGTGACCGGTATGTACGCTGCGTAGACTCGACAGTAGAACAAAATTCCTGCCCGCCGGGTGAAATTTTCCGTGCAGATATGCTGCTTTGTGTACCGGGAGACTCCCTCAGTTGTGAGCGTACGCAGTTGACAGATATGTGCCAGGGTCGTCCGAATGACCAACGTTATCCACATCCGGAGGAGTGTGATAAATACGTAATTTGTACGGATAACCTGCCAACGGTCAATGAATGCGTTCGCGGAAATGTCATACAACCTGGTACAGGTGCTTGTGCCGCAGGAAACGCTGAAACGTGCGGGTTGTACGACGATCTCTGTGAGGAGCGGAACATTCAACATCCGGGATTTTGCGATGTATATATTGACTGTCAGTCCGAAACAACTGTGGCGATACCTTGTTCACGAGGTGCAATATGGGACCAAGATAACACACGTTGTTCGCCAGGTACTGTTGATCCTTGCGAACTGTTGACTGTATGCTCAGAAGAAGATAAAGAAGAGGGTGCCGCTCGCCCGCATCCTATTTGTGATATTTTCGTTCGTTGCGGAACGGAAGGGGATACGATCGTGGAATGTCCAAGTGGGGAGATATTTGATGAAACAGCAGCAGGGTGTGCTCCCGGTGATAGTGAAACCTGTGAGCTGCATCCCGAGGTAAACATTTGCGCAGAAGTTCCCGATGACACGCTTCTACCCAATCCAGATGTTTGCGACTCATATTATCGCTGTGAAGCAGGTGATCCACTGCCTGTATTGTGTCCACCGGGAAATATTTTCGTTGAAAATGGATGCGCCCCCGGTGACAGGGTAGGTTGCGAGAACTACATTGGCCGATGCAGTGAGGAGGCGGATGGAATTTTGGCCTTTCCGATTGAAACGGAGTGTCAGCTCTTCTTGGCCTGTTCGAATGGTGTAACTTCAGTCGGTTATTGCCCGGACGAGGAAATTATGATTGCCGAAGAGCAACTATGTGCTCCGGGAGACGTGGAAAGTTGTGAAATAGATGAGGAGAGAGCTGGCTTCTGTAGTGGTTTAGGTGACGGCAGGCATGCTCATCCCCAGCTTTGCTATCTGTACGTTCAATGCACTGATGGATCTTCACAAGTTCAAGCATGTGCAGCGAATGAAATTTTCAGTTCAGACGCTTCGGATTGCATAGAAGGTGACAGAGCAGGTTGTTAG